From one Pseudoliparis swirei isolate HS2019 ecotype Mariana Trench chromosome 5, NWPU_hadal_v1, whole genome shotgun sequence genomic stretch:
- the LOC130193909 gene encoding ICOS ligand-like translates to MGPCCGSLGTLGVSGAQTAHAAALWSCALLLGLLRLCACVEENCIVGIVGQPVSLPCVQPQMTTSANVSVEWWRGEEVVLRSTWRGDGVVEEWSINRASTPPDGPLSGDVSLQLPAVVLTERAERYRLLATSENRSAELCSVCLRTAARFSAPLLRREEPPPGGQTAFWCQSGGGFPEPAVSWLLDGGEDPPEGSVWTRAAVLPDSLLYNVTSRLTLNVSAGASVSCVVRNPTTNETLTSTNGLAEVTRGPVVTSRASEAMWIFSTVLCAVVGVMVSVGIVYQIHLDRVSKRKKREFQKHLNTGGNKGRPEEEEVKLERKETDV, encoded by the exons ATGGGTCCGTGTTGCGGCTCTTTGGGTACTTTGGGCGTCTCTGGCGCACAGACTGCGCACGCAGCGGCTCTCTGGAGCTGCGCACTGCTGCTCGGGCTCCTGCGTCTCTGCGCATGTGTGG AGGAgaattgcattgtgggtatcGTGGGGCAGCCAGTGTCGCTGCCCTGCGTCCAGCCCCAGATGACGACCTCCGCCAACGTGTCCGTGGAGTGGTGGCGAGGCGAGGAGGTGGTGCTGCGGTCCACGTGGAGGGGCGACGgcgtggtggaggagtggagcatCAACCGGGCCTCCACGCCGCCGGACGGCCCGCTGAGTGGCGACGTGTCCCTGCAGCTGCCGGCGGTCGTCCTCACCGAGCGGGCCGAGCGCTACCGGCTGCTCGCCACCTCGGAGAACCGGAGCGCCGAGCTGTGCAGCGTGTGCCTCCGCACCGCAG CCCGGTTCAGCGCCCCCCTGCTGCGGAGGGAGGAGCCTCCTCCGGGGGGCCAGACGGCCTTCTGGTGCCAGTCCGGCGGAGGCTTCCCCGAGCCGGCGGTCTCCTGGCTCCTGGACGGCGGCGAGGACCCCCCAGAGGGCTCCGTGTGGACCCGGGCCGCGGTGCTGCCCGACTCGCTGCTGTACAACGTCACGAGCCGGCTCACGCTCAACGTGTCCGCCGGCGCCAGCGTGTCGTGTGTGGTCCGGAACCCGACCACCAACGAGACCCTGACCTCCACCAACG GCCTGGCGGAGGTGACGCGGGGCCCCGTGGTGACCAGCAGGGCCTCGGAGGCCATGTGGATCTTCAGCACGGTGCTGTGCGCGGTGGTCGGGGTCATGGTCTCCGTGGGGATCGTGTACCAGATCCACCTGGACCGGGTCAGCAAGAGGAAGAAGCGCGAGTTCCAGAAGCACCTGAACACAGGAG GAAACAAGGGGAggcctgaggaggaagaggtgaagctggagaggaaggagaccgACGTGTGA
- the si:dkey-66a8.7 gene encoding PI-PLC X domain-containing protein 1 — protein MDWMSGLPEELWDVPLTHLAIPGSHDAMSFCLDISSPLVPSESEVFRLLDGLFSCVTRPAIFRWATTQDKSIEEQLSMGIRFFDLRVAHKPKDPTSDLYFTHIIFTHLMVLETLQAVALWLEAHPKEVVILACSHFEGLDLRLHRSFIRSLKRLFGARLCPQQGALTLRRLWASGHQVVLSYDSQAAEGHEELWPPIPYWWANQPTASGVTGYLDWNKQLGRPEGFFVAGLNLTTDRLYVARHPKETLRSLTFRNWEALRTWLEEQEPGAKPEGLNIIAGDFVGPLPLCPLVIALNHKLLRRKH, from the exons ATGGACTGGATGTCGGGTCTCCCGGAGGAGCTGTGGGACGTCCCCCTGACCCACCTGGCTATTCCAG GGAGTCATGACGCGATGAGCTTCTGTCTGGacatctcttctcctctcgtTCCCTCGGAGTCGGAGGTCTTCAGGCTGCTGGACGGCCTCTTCTCCTGCGTCACGCGGCCGGCCATCTTCAGGTGGGCCACCACgcag gataAGTCCATAGAGGAGCAGCTCTCGATGGGGATCCGGTTCTTTGATCTTCGTGTTGCTCACAAACCCAAAGACCCGACCAGCGACTTGTACTTCACTCACATCATCTTCACTCACCTGATGGTTCTG gagacCCTGCAGGCCGTGGCCCTGTGGCTGGAGGCTCACCCCAAGGAGGTCGTCATCCTGGCCTGCAGCCACTTTGAGGGCCTGGACCTCAGGCTGCACCGCTCCTTCATCCGGTCCCTGAAGAGGCTGTTCGGGGCCCGGCTCTGCCCCCAGCAG GGAGCCCTGACGCTGCGCCGCCTGTGGGCCTCCGGCCACCAGGTGGTGCTGTCCTACGACTCCCAGGCGGCAGAGGGCCACGAGGAGCTGTGGCCCCCCATCCCGTACTGGTGGGCCAACCAGCCCACGGCCAGCggggtcaccggctacctggaCTGGAACAAGCAGCTGGGCCGGCCAG AGGGCTTCTTCGTGGCCGGCCTCAACCTCACCACCGACCGGCTCTACGTCGCCCGGCACCCGAAGGAGACGCTGCGTTCGCTGACCTTCAGGAATTGGGAGGCTCTGAGGACGtggctggaggagcaggagccggGGGCCAAGCCCGAGGGCCTGAACATCATCGCGGGGGACTTCGTGGGGCCACTTCCTCTCTGCCCGCTGGTCATCGCCCTGAACCACAAACTGCTGCGCAGGAAACACTAA
- the gtpbp6 gene encoding putative GTP-binding protein 6 yields MTLRRLLSSGRRAHTCLTSLATCGGFPRAPPARALRAASPCLPRAFTLSACTWRDTDDLGGGAGLHEEDEDDDDVIDDSEVEELFRAHAPAGQQQHRVFVVHPDVKWGSRKQHLTTAELMMAEAVGLVNALDGWRVVEQLIMSTKTPEKKKIFGKGNFQTLTDKIRQTAGVTAVFVNVERLSPPSEREFEEAWGVKVLDRYSVVLHIFRCNARTREAKLQVSLAEIPLLRSRIRSEMADLDQQGGGARYIGGSGETQTEVRQRLLREREMKIRSALETLSRKRRLLSRKRRRKELPTASVLGYTNCGKTTLIKALTGDGALQPRDQLFATLDVTVHAGRLPSHMTILYVDTIGFLSQLPHRLIDSFSATLEDIKHSDLLIHVRDISHPETENQKANVLKVLGAMRVPERLLLSMIEVHNKTDLVPDLPPPGGALAVSALRCRGLEALTAAVEERILASTGKRSLDLSVDLRSAGLSWLYREAAVQRVEVDADAGSAVVTVIIGAAAYGRYRKLFPGS; encoded by the exons ATGACgctgaggaggctcctctcctcgGGGCGCCGCGCGCACACCTGTCTGACGTCACTGGCTACCTGCGGCGGGTTCCCCCGCGCGCCCCCTGCGCGTGCGCTCAGAGCCGCGTCTCCCTGCCTACCAAGGGCATTCACGCTGTCCGCGTGCACGTGGAGGGACACGGACGACCTCGGTGGGGGCGCCGGTCTGCAcgaggaagatgaggatgacgatgacgtcatcgatgacagcgaggtggaggagctgtttcGCGCGCACGCGCCCGCAGGTCAGCAGCAGCACCGAGTGTTCGTGGTTCACCCCGATGTGAAGTGGGGGAGCCGGAAGCAGCACCTGACCACAG CGGAGCTGATGATGGCGGAGGCCGTGGGGCTCGTGAACGCGCTGGACGGCTGGAGGGTGGTGGAGCAGCTCATCATGTCCACCAAGacaccagagaagaagaagatcttcGGCAAAGGAAACTTCCAGACGCTGACAG ATAAGATCAGACAGACGGCCGGAGTCACGGCGGTGTTTGTGAATGTGGAGCGACTGAGTCCTCCATCGGAG AGGGAGTTCGAGGAGGCCTGGGGGGTGAAGGTCCTGGACCGGTACTCCGTGGTCCTCCACATCTTCCGCTGCAACGCCCGAACCCGCGAGGCCAAGCTGCAGGTCTCTCTGGCCGAGATCCCGTTGCTACG GTCTCGTATCAGGAGTGAAATGGCCGACTTGGACCAGCAGGGCGGGGGGGCGAGGTACATCGGAGGCTCAG GCGAGACACAGACGGAGGTGCGGCAGCGGCTGCTGAGGGAGCGCGAGATGAAGATCCGCTCGGCGCTGGAGACGCTGAGCAGGAAGCGGCGGCTGCTGAGCAGGAAGCGGCGCCGCAAGGAGCTGCCCACGGCGTCCGTGCTGGGCTACACCAACTGTG GCAAGACGACGCTGATCAAGGCGCTGACGGGCGACGGCGCCCTGCAGCCGCGGGACCAGCTGTTCGCCACGCTGGACGTCACGGTGCACGCCGGCCGGCtgcccagtcacatgaccatccTCTACGTGGACACCATCGGCTTCCTGTCGCAGCTGCCCCACCGCCTCATCGACTCCTTCTCCGCCACGCTGGAGGACATCAAACACTCg GATCTGCTGATCCACGTCCGAGACATCAGCCACCCGGAGACGGAGAACCAGAAGGCCAACGTGCTGAAGGTCCTGGGCGCCATGCGGGTCCCCGAGCGGCTGCTGCTCTCCATGATAGAAGTCCACAACAAAACGGACCTGGTGCCTGA CCTCCCCCCCCCGGGCGGCGCTCTGGCCGTCTCGGCGCTGCGGTGCCGCGGTCTGGAGGCGCTGACGGCGGCGGTGGAGGAACGGATCCTGGCGTCAACCGGGAAACGCTCACTGGACCTCAGCGTGGACCTCCGCTCGGCTGGCTTGAG CTGGCTCTACAGGGAGGCGGCCGTGCAGCGCGTGGAGGTGGACGCCGACGCCGGCTCGGCCGTGGTCACGGTCATCATCGGCGCCGCCGCGTACGGACGCTACAGGAAGCTGTTCCCGGGGAGCTGA